A part of Streptomyces sp. NBC_01235 genomic DNA contains:
- a CDS encoding DUF6214 family protein, with the protein MSVWPAWEVREGEGITSWFHVRLAFADGAHVELLAVVCGGSASIEDIRARPALSLVDLTVLADWIEGPLFANRDDGVGGAGDAGGTEGGAGDACGTEGEAGDACGTEGGAGDACGAEGEADADEPLGPRRARPAWPRGAQGRWLVAQEYRAAQEEGVDPVLAVMCATGRSRRRSLRLIAQARDAGHLTPRHTRR; encoded by the coding sequence GTGTCCGTGTGGCCCGCGTGGGAGGTCCGGGAGGGTGAAGGCATCACTTCCTGGTTCCATGTCCGGCTGGCGTTCGCCGACGGGGCGCACGTCGAGCTGCTGGCCGTCGTCTGCGGGGGCAGCGCCTCCATCGAGGACATCCGGGCCCGGCCGGCCCTGTCCCTCGTCGACCTGACGGTGCTCGCGGACTGGATCGAGGGTCCGCTGTTCGCGAACCGCGACGACGGCGTCGGTGGGGCGGGGGACGCGGGCGGCACGGAGGGTGGGGCGGGGGACGCGTGCGGCACGGAGGGTGAGGCGGGGGACGCGTGCGGCACGGAGGGTGGGGCGGGGGACGCGTGCGGCGCGGAGGGTGAGGCGGATGCCGACGAGCCCCTCGGCCCCCGCCGCGCCCGTCCGGCCTGGCCGCGCGGTGCCCAGGGGCGGTGGTTGGTGGCACAGGAGTACCGCGCGGCCCAGGAGGAGGGGGTGGACCCCGTCCTCGCGGTCATGTGCGCGACGGGGCGCAGCCGGCGCCGGTCGCTGAGGCTGATCGCGCAGGCACGGGACGCGGGACACCTGACGCCACGTCACACACGGCGCTGA